From a region of the Castanea sativa cultivar Marrone di Chiusa Pesio chromosome 10, ASM4071231v1 genome:
- the LOC142613714 gene encoding geraniol 8-hydroxylase-like has product MALISDLLHTKELPLSPLTLLVLLIFTLSWYTWKKQRTSLLLLLPPGPRGVPLFGNLLSLDPELHSYFAGLAQIHGPIFKLRLGYKLGIVVTSPSLTREVLKDRDVTFANRDVPEAGRAATYGGSDIVWTPYGPEWRMLRKVCVIKMLSNTTLDSVYELRRKQVRETVGYFYRRVGSPVNIGEQMFLTVMNVITNMMWGGTVEGEERSSLGAEFKEVVSEMTELLGKPNISDFFPGLARFDLQGIKKKMDGLAKQFDRIFDVMINQRLKIDKEGGSKDSKDFLQFLLKWKDEGDSKTPMTMIHLKALLMDMAVGGTDTTSNTIEFAMAEIMNKPEVMRKTQQELEAVVGKDNIVEESHIHKLPYLHAVMKETLRLHPALPLLVPHCPSETCTVGGYTIPKGSRIFVNVWAIQRDPSIWENPLNFDPERFLNSKWDYSGNDFNYFPFGSGRRICAGTAMAERMVIYSLATLLHSFDWNLPQGENLDITEKFGIVLKKKIPLVAVPTPRLSDPSMYE; this is encoded by the exons ATGGCCCTCATCTCTGATTTGCTCCACACAAAGGAACTCCCACTCTCACCTCTCACCCTCCTAGTTCTTCTCATCTTTACGCTCTCTTGGTACACATGGAAGAAGCAAAGGACCtcgctgctgctgctgttgccTCCAGGTCCACGTGGCGTCCCCTTATTCGGTAACCTCCTCTCTCTAGACCCAGAGCTTCACTCCTACTTCGCTGGCCTAGCCCAAATCCACGGGCCCATATTCAAACTCCGTCTCGGCTACAAGCTTGGCATCGTCGTCACCTCACCTTCCCTCACTCGCGAAGTTCTCAAAGATCGTGACGTCACCTTTGCCAACCGTGACGTTCCCGAAGCTGGTCGGGCCGCCACCTATGGTGGCTCCGATATTGTATGGACCCCATATGGACCCGAGTGGAGGATGCTGAGAAAAGTTTGTGTGATCAAGATGCTGAGTAACACAACGTTGGACTCTGTTTACGAGCTTCGTCGTAAACAGGTCCGAGAAACAGTTGGGTACTTTTACAGGCGGGTCGGGTCGCCGGTGAACATTGGGGAGCAGATGTTCTTGACTGTGATGAACGTGATTACGAACATGATGTGGGGTGGAACAGTGGAGGGGGAAGAGAGGTCTAGCCTTGGGGCTGAGTTCAAAGAAGTGGTGTCGGAGATGACGGAGCTTTTGGGGAAGCCCAACATCTCGGATTTTTTTCCGGGTTTGGCCCGGTTTGACTTGCAAGGcataaagaagaagatggatggCTTGGCCAAACAGTTCGATCGGATCTTTGATGTTATGATTAATCAACGGCTGAAGATTGATAAAGAAGGTGGGAGCAAAGACAGTAAAGATTTTTTACAGTTTTTGTTGAAGTGGAAGGATGAAGGTGATTCCAAGACACCTATGACCATGATCCACCTCAAGGCCTTGCTTATG GATATGGCGGTTGGTGGGACAGACACAACCTCCAATACAATCGAGTTTGCCATGGCTGAAATTATGAACAAACCGGAGGTGATGAGGAAAACCCAACAAGAATTGGAAGCTGTAGTTGGCAAAGATAACATTGTAGAAGAGTCTCATATTCACAAACTACCATACTTACATGCTGTGATGAAAGAAACATTGCGCTTGCACCCAGCTCTGCCATTGTTAGTTCCTCATTGTCCCAGTGAGACATGCACTGTAGGAGGCTACACCATTCCAAAAGGGTCTCGGATCTTTGTGAATGTATGGGCGATACAAAGGGACCCCTCTATTTGGGAAAATCCATTAAATtttgatccagagaggttcttgaATAGTAAATGGGACTACAGTGGAAATGACTTCAATTATTTTCCATTTGGGTCTGGCCGAAGAATATGCGCTGGAACAGCAATGGCAGAGAGGATGGTGATATATTCACTTGCAACACTTTTACATTCTTTTGATTGGAATCTGCCCCAAGGAGAGAACTTGGACATTACAGAAAAGTTTGGGATTGTACTTAAAAAGAAGATCCCTCTTGTTGCAGTACCTACACCAAGATTATCTGATCCATCTATGTATGAGTAA
- the LOC142611568 gene encoding flavonoid 3'-monooxygenase CYP75B137-like produces the protein MTLISDFIHATLITANELSLSRLLLTLLSLLLVIFTLSCNYAWKKKRTSLLLLPPGPRGVPIFGNLLSLDSELHSYFTSLAQIYGPIFKLQLGNKIGIVVSSPSLACQVLKDHDVTFANHDVSAAGMAATYGGSDIVWSPYGPEWRMLRKVFKMLSNTITLDSVYMIRRKQVRETVRYFYDRVGSPVNIGEQMFLTVMNVVTNMMWGETGEGEEGASLGSDFREAVSLMTELMGKPNISDFYPGLARFDLQGIKRQMDGLAKRFDRIFDVVINQRLKIDKEGGNKESKDFLQFLLKLKDEGDSKTPLTMIHLKALFVDMMVGGTDTSSNTIEFAMAEIMNKPEVMRKTQQELEAVVGKDNIVEESHIHKLPYLHAVIKETLRLHAVVPLLVPHCPSETCTVGGYTIPNGSRIFVNVWAIQRDPSIWESPLNFDPKRFLDSKWDYSGSDFSYFPFGSGRRICAGTAMAERMMMYSLATLLHSFDWKLPQGEKLDLTEKFGIVLKKKIPLVAIPAPRLSDPSMYE, from the exons ATGACCCTCATCTCAGATTTCATCCATGCTACTCTTATCACCGCAAATGAACTCTCACTCTCACGCTTACTTCTCACTCTTCTTTCACTACTTCTTGTCATCTTTACGCTCTCTTGCAACTACGcatggaagaagaaaagaacctcGCTTTTGCTACTGCCTCCAGGTCCACGTGGCGTCCCGATATTCGGGAACCTCCTCTCTCTTGACTCGGAGCTTCACTCCTACTTCACGAGCTTGGCCCAAATCTACGGGCCTATATTCAAGCTTCAGCTCGGCAACAAGATTGGAATTGTGGTGAGCTCACCTTCCCTGGCTTGCCAAGTTCTCAAAGATCACGACGTCACCTTTGCGAACCACGACGTCTCAGCAGCGGGCATGGCTGCCACCTATGGTGGGTCCGATATTGTATGGAGCCCATATGGGCCTGAGTGGCGGATGTTGAGAAAAGTGTTCAAGATGCTTAGTAATACAATAACGTTGGACTCCGTTTACATGATTCGTCGTAAACAAGTCCGAGAAACAGTTAGGTACTTTTATGATCGGGTTGGGTCGCCCGTAAACATTGGGGAGCAGATGTTCTTGACTGTGATGAACGTGGTTACGAACATGATGTGGGGTGAAACAGGTGAAGGGGAAGAGGGGGCTAGCCTAGGTTCGGATTTCAGAGAAGCGGTGTCGTTGATGACAGAGCTTATGGGGAAGCCCAACATCTCGGATTTTTATCCGGGTCTGGCCAGGTTTGACTTGCAAGGCATAAAGAGGCAGATGGATGGGTTGGCCAAACGGTTTGATCGGATCTTCGATGTTGTGATAAACCAACGACTGAAGATTGATAAGGAAGGTGGGAACAAAGAGAGTAAAGATTTTTTGCAGTTCTTGTTGAAATTGAAGGATGAAGGTGATTCTAAGACACCTCTCACCATGATCCACCTCAAGGCCTTGTTCGTG GATATGATGGTCGGTGGGACAGACACATCCTCCAACACAATTGAGTTTGCTATGGCTGAAATCATGAACAAACCGGAGGTGATGAGGAAAACCCAACAAGAATTGGAGGCTGTAGTTGGCAAAGATAACATTGTAGAAGAGTCTCATATTCACAAACTACCATACTTACATGCTGTAATAAAAGAAACATTGCGATTACATGCAGTTGTGCCATTATTAGTTCCTCATTGCCCAAGTGAGACATGCACCGTGGGAGGCTACACCATTCCAAATGGGTCTAGGATCTTTGTGAATGTATGGGCAATACAAAGGGACCCCTCTATTTGGGAAAGTCCATTGAATTTTGATCCAAAGAGGTTCTTGGATAGTAAATGGGACTACAGTGGAAGTGACTTTAGTTATTTTCCATTCGGGTCTGGTCGAAGAATATGCGCTGGAACTGCAATGGCTGAGAGGATGATGATGTATTCACTTGCTACACTTCTGCATTCTTTTGATTGGAAACTCCCCCAAGGAGAGAAGTTGGACCTTACTGAAAAGTTTGGGATTGTGCTGAAAAAAAAGATCCCTCTTGTCGCAATACCTGCCCCAAGGTTATCTGATCCATCTATGTATGAGTAA